A region of the Pirellulales bacterium genome:
GGGCGCGAAATACCGCAGTGCAAACTCGCTGTAAAACGTCTCACCCGAGGGCAGCGGCACCCCGACCCGAAACCCATCGGAGCGACTCGGGTGGTCGGCAATATGCACAAACAGCGGGTCGATCCGCGCCGCATCGAGCCGAGGCGCGTACGCACCACAGCGCCCCAGACGATAGGCCTCGAAATAAGTTGATTGCACGGCGCGAGCGAAATCGGCCGGGACCAGCCGCTGGCCGGCAAGTCGCCGGCCTTGGCCATCGATCAAGTCGAGCTCGAACTGGTAATCGTCGCGTTGCGTGGCGGTCGCGGGCATGTTGCGTTTCTCCAGCGTGAAGGAGCGGGACCACCGGCGGTGCCCGTGGGAAGGCACCGCCGGGCTCCTGGCCATTACCCCGCCTGCATTCCGGCGGTCACGCTTTTGACGAGCGTGACGGTCTCGTTCTCCTGGAGCACGTCGCCCACGACGTCGCTCGCGTTGAGCACCTCACCGCGGCTGGTGCGGGCTCCGTAAATCACAGGCCGGTTCTGGGCGTCGATCTCGGGCAGGTGTAACGTCGATGAAAGCCGCGCAATCAAATCGCCGACGCGGGCATCGCGCGGCACGTTCGAAGCACGATGCCGGACCTGGCCCGTGAAATCCTCGACTTCGAGTTCCATCGTGGCAGTCATGACCAATCTCCTGTTGATGAAGGGAAGGGAACCAATGCTTTCACGCCCCCGAACGCCGTGGCCCATCGTCGGCGGGCGACGGAGCGACGAAGTTCAGGTACTTGCTGGCGAGTTCGACATCCGTCAGCGCGGTGGCTTCGGCCACCAGCCGCTTCACGCCCCGCACGACGGCCGCCATGGCCCGGCCCAAGTGCTCCTCCGCCTGGGCAGTCGCACAGGCGCCGGTTATCAAGAACCCCTGCGGGCTCAGCTCGACCCGGGCAAACTGCAGATGTCCCTGCGCTTCCAGCAGGAACTCGCTCAGGGCCTCGACAACCACCGCGTCGGCAGCAGCGGGGACTTGGACAAGCAAGCTCTCGACGCGCATGCCGCCCGCGATAGGGCGCACCGCTAGCTCGACCGGCTCGCCCCGCATACTACGAATCGACCAGCCGCCGTCCACCGGCTCGAAAACCGCTTGTTGCTCCGTAAGCAGCATGGTGACCAGCTCCGCGTCGGGCTGCGGACCCTCGGACTGAATGCCCGCGAGTTGACGCAGCAGCCGGCGCTCGGCGAGGGCACAGGCGTTGTCCTCCTGACACAAGTAGGTGTCGGCGAGCAGGACCGTCGCGCTGGCGACGCGCGCTACTCGCGTGGTGCCGGGCAGCGCGGCGGTCCGTTGCAGCAGCGTCACGGGGCGCTGGCCCCGTTCGCCTAGCCACGGGCGTTGGGCGACAAGCCGGTTGCCAGCTTCTAGGCGCGAATTTACTAGCGGTTCGGCAGTCATCATCGGGGCGACTCCATTGTCTCGAGGTGCAACGTCCAGTCGGCTGCGCCGAACAGTGGCCGCTCATCGGTCGGACTGGTCACGAACGTGCGGCCGTACGCGCAGGCGTCGCGGTTCAGTGCGTCGTGCTCAGCAAAGGTCCGGAGGCGATAGCGCAGCAAGTCATGGAGCGACTCGGCAATCGCCAGGGGCGATTCGCCAGGGTAGATCTCAAGACACACGGCGCCGGTTTGCGGACAGATGTTCGGATGCCAAATCGCCGGCTGCGGCGGCCCGAGGTAACGGAGCATCTCGAACCGTTCGGCCCTCCGGAGACAGTCGCCCGGGAAGCGAACCGCGATGGCGTGTTGCGCAATCGGCACGATCTCGCCGTTGGCTTGCTTGCCCAGGCTGCGGGTCTGAAAGTCGAACCGGTACACCCACGGCACGTCGTTACCAAAGCACCGCACGGACAGTAACCCTGCGGACTCGGCCGTTCGCCGCAGCAGGTCCTCGTAGCCCTGGTGCAGGAAATCGGCCACCACAGGATCAAAGATCGGCTGTGCCCGAGCCTCGACCGCCAGTACCAGATCGAGCGGGTCACGCATGGGATCGGGTGTGAAGGTTCGCATGGTGGGGTCCTGGGGTTACCGTGTTGGTATCCAACTGCAGAAAGGCATGCCGGCCGGGCGTGCGCAGCAAAATCCAGTCACGCCGATCGAGCCCGACGTCCGCCAGAGTTTGACCTGCGTAGGGCTGCAACATGGCGACACGGCTGGTGGCGGACGATCGCCGTCGTGGCGAGCCGAAGAGGCCGCGACGATGTTCCACCTCAACCGCGTCGCTCCCTGCCCAGCTCTGGGCACTCTCAATCAATTCAGCAACCGTGGCCGATGCGAAGGGCAGGGTGAGGTTCACGCGTTCAGCGACAGAGTGATGATCGAAGCGGCAGCCCGCGGCGCGGCACAACTGCGAGGTGAACTGCCGCCCGCTGTGCAGGTCGAAGTCAATCGCATAGCTCTGCCTCGGCACGGCTTGCAACAACGCAATGGCCTGATCGACCATCCGCCGGGCTACGGCCGCGCCCAACTCGGCCGTTGCCTGATTCGGCAGGCCGTGATCCGTGCCGTCCGGCGTGCAAGGCATCTCGTGGCTCAGCTGCCGATAGTGGTCGTCGCCGAAGGCGCACTCCAGGCAGGCTTGGCCCGGCACGAAAACTTGCACGCGGCCCGTCGTGCCGCCGGTGCCGTCGACCGCGCCGTCGATCGATGGAGTACCGAGCCGATAAGCCAAATCGGCGTGCAGCAACTGCCGCGCCGCCAGCGAATCGAGCCCGGCCAGGATCACATTGGCGTCCGCCAACACCCCCAGCGGCACATCCGCCAGATCGGCGACGATTGGATTCACCGCGACTTGCGACTCAATCCACGTCACACGACGAGCCAGCACTTCGGCCTTCGGCTTTCCCGCATCGTGCGGCGCATAGGCCTGGTTGCGGCAGTTGCGCAGTTCGATTGTGTCGCGATCAATGATCGTGAGCGACTCGATGCCTGTTCGGTTCACCAACTCCATCGCCACGTGGGAGCCAATGTTGCCGGCGCCGACTAGCACCACCCGCCCGCGACGCCGAGTAAGCCAAGTTGTGCTGCGCGGCTGCTGTTGGGGTTCATGCATGGCTCAGCTCCTTGTCCGGTCGCCAGACGGCATCCTCAGTCAGGCCGGTGGGGTGCCCGCACAGACACACCTCGCGGTACGTCCAACACGCCTTCGCTGCCGGGTCGGTGTTGTCCACCGCCTGGTGATAAACGCGTCCGCAGCGCGGGCAGGTCACGATCCACTGGCCGTGCACGACGTCCCGCCGACACACGGGACAACGCGGCGGTGCCTGGCCATCGGTCGATGCGAACCGGCCAACCACCGCAAGCGTCTCGTCGGAGAAGTAGACGATGTGCCCATCGCCCAAAGTGAGCTCGTCGCGGTGCCCCAACACCCGAATGCCACCGATCACAGGCTGGCCATTGACTTGCACCTTGTTTGCTCCCGGCGCCAACAGCGCAAACCGCCCAGCACTGCTCGTCGCCAGGCGGAGCCCGCGCACCGCGGCGCCAGCGACGGCCGCCAGATCAGTCCCGCCTTCCAGGGCAACTGCCTCATACGGTCCATCGCTGGTACGTTGAAACCAGATGCTGCTCATCGACGACCTCCTCGTGGTCTTCGCCTGCGGTGTCCTTCAATCCATACGATCAAAGGAAGCAATGGGCCATACGCGGCCGCTCTCCTGCTTATGCCGGAGACATCCCCGCGATATCCCCGCCTAACTGAGATGCTCCCGTCACCTGCTTAGCACCGTGTTGGCTCCCCCGAGCAATCACGGCAACGCCGCAAGCAGGACACTGGCGCCGCAAGCGGCGCCAGCGCATGACTCTCAGCTCCACAAAGGCAAGAGTCGCGTGCAGACCCGATAGGACAATCGCCGCAGCGGCACAACGCCGATTGCACAAGGCGCGCGGCCCGCCATGCGCCACGACGCGCATGAAATTCACTGCATGCATGAATTAACTGCGTGTGCACCTGTAATTTGGCTGCGCACGCGCATCTTTCGGTGATCTTTCCGCAATGTCGGCTATCATCAACGAACGATTGCGCTGTCGCATAACCTAGGTGTCCGACAGGAAGGGCCACGCATGTCGACGCACGAGAAACAGCCAGGGCGCCCACTCTCGACAACCGCCGAGCGCGCCATGCGTGTCGATCGCATCCTCGACGATCTAGCCCACAGCGAGCGCGACGAGTTTCTGAATTTCATCGGCTATCAGTTCGCCGGTGGCGTTACGACCCAGCAAGAGCTGGCCGCCGCGATTCGGGCGAGATTCGAAACAGATCTCGAACTTCAGGAGCGCTATCTGGCGGCACTCAAGAAGCTGCGCCTGCTCGATGCGATCTCGAAACTCGCCCGTCACGGCCGCTTCGCCTACCTGCCGCCCGAAGATGAGCGCCTCAAGCGGAAGATCGCGTTGCGCTACGGCGCCGCCCTCCTTGGGCGGCAATTGACTATCGTCCCGACCGTTGCGCCGGAACCTTTTGCCACCTCGGCGGCTGTGGTGCTGCTCGACGCGATCAATCGCCAGGCGGCCCACTCGCCCAACGGCGTGGTCCACGTCGGTTTCGCGGGCGGACGAACGCTGCGCAGCGTGGCCGCCGGCTTGGCCCAGCGCCTGCAAACCATGCCCGAGAGCGCACCCGATCTCAAGGAACTCGTGCTCCACTCGCTGGTGGCGGCCTTCGAGGACGCCGATGACTGGCACGATGACCCCAACAGCTTCATCACCTACTTTGTCGAGCCAAACGTGCTGCCCTGTCGAATCCGGCACGTCAAGATGCAGGTGCCGGCGATCGTCGAGCGGACCTTCTTCGATGACCGCTTGAAAACTCGCCCGGAGTTTCGCCGGCCGTTTGAGGAAGCCCAGAAAATCTCGATCCTGATCACCTCCGGTAGCTTGTGGGACGATCCGAACAGCATCATCAAGAGCCAATTAGGGATCTTCGCCAAGCGATCCTGGCCTAACGCCAACCGTGGCCAAGAGTTCATCGACGCGCTCGATCAGCAGGGCGTGATCGGCGATTTGCTTTGGCATCCGCTCACCACCAACGGCTGGGTCGATCTCGACAAGCTCGAATTCCGGATCGCCACGGCCCTCGATCTGATCGAACTGCCCAACCTGATCCGGCGGCCCGAGGGGTTAACTTCGATCGTCGTCCTCGGTTGTTCCGGGAAAACGGCGCAGGAAAAGTCGACGCTGGCCAATGCGATTCTGCGGCTGCCGCCCGAGAAGCAGGTGTTCACCCATCTGATACTCGACGCGCCGACGGCCCGAGGCCTGCTGGCGACGATCAAGCCGCGGTGATGGTCAACCGCCGAGCCCGTGGGCCGGCAACATGTCAACGCCCAAGCTCTACCCGACCGCGTCTAGGGGTTCAAGCGACAGGAGCAGGGTCAGATTCTCCGGCGGCAGGCTCAGTCGGTAGCCGAGATTGGGGTGGCGCTCGATCAGGGCCCAGCCGAAGCGCTCGGCCGGGTTGCGCACATACGCCGCCAGTTCTGCCTCGGTGAGTCGCTGGCGGAGTTTATAGATTTGTTTGTGGACGTTCAGCCGGCTTCCCTCGCCCCGTCCGAGCCGCTTGAGAACCTGCTGGGCCAGCACCTTCGCCGGGACAAAGGCGTCCGCCGGTCGGCCGGTGGCTGCCGCGCGCTGGGCCGCCTCGATCAGCAACACCAGCAGGGCAAACTGCGTCGGCGACGGGGCGAACTCTTTAATCGGCCCCCCATCGTCGTGGAATTGCACGCTCCCCTCGCCGGTCGGCCGGCCTTGGGCCGTGAGGTGCAATCGCGGATCGACTCGATACGCAAAGCCGCCGGGACGTGGGGGAGTTGCCATCGAGATCGCCTGCCTGAGGTGAACGCCCCCCGGCTCGGCCAAGCGACCGACTCCACAGGGAACCACTCACGAAAAGGCATCGGCCATCGTCTGCGCGCGACGGAAAAAACAGGATTCCAAAAAATAACTCGCGCGCTTCGCTGCGCTCAGCGCAGGCAGACGCAGCCAGCAGAAAGAAAAAGGGAAGAAGGCAAAGAGCAGAGCGTAAGAGGGCGAAAGGGCAAACCGTTACGAAGTCCTGGCAACACGGAACCCCATGATGCCGATCCGGTCGTCGGGCATGAACCCGTCCCGGATCGCGGATCGGCAGCTCCCGGCGTCGTCGAACCAAGAACCGCCGCGGAGCACGCGGGATCGGCCTGAGGACGGCCCCGTAGGGTCGTGAGCCGGCGATTCCGAGTAGTAATTCTCGCCGTACCAATCGCTGCACCACTCGCACACGTTACCGTGCATGTCCCACAGCTCCAATGCATTGGGCTCGTAGCTCCCCACCGGCGTTGTATGACCCTTGAAGTCATCGCTGCGGTAGTTTGCTCGACTATTCTGCAATTCTTGACCGAAGTGGAATGGCGTCGTCGTGCCCGCGCGACAAGCATACTCCCACTCCGCTTCGGTCGGCAGACGATAATCGGGGCCGAGCCACAGGCAGAACGACACCGCGTCGTACCAGCTCACATAAATCGCAGGGCAACGAGGCTGGTCGCTGTACTTCTTGTACTTCGAATACCGCGATACGTGGCCCGGATCGAATAACGCGTAGAGTTCGTTGGTCACCGCGTATTGGGACAGCGAAAAACGACGCGTCAGCGTCACCGGGTGTTGATGCTCGTCGATGCTCCGTTCGGGCTCCTCCGCCGGGGAGCCCATCTTGAACGTCGGCGAAATGTTCTTCTTGTTGGGGATGATCGACTTGAAACCGCCCTGGAACTCGTCGGCGACGCGCTGGGCCTTTGGGCCGCGAGCGCCGGCGACGATCGCCTGGAACTCTTTCCGGTAGTCGTCGAGACAGTCTTTCTGGAGCAATGCCTGCAGCTTGCCCGTCGCGCGAGATTCCCAGTTGGCATGCACCCGGTAAATCATCTCCGTCGAACGCCGCGTGCCCTCGGCGGTGCCATCGCCCGGCTGATAGAGCATGGCCATCGACTTGGACCACGGCGCGGCCACGGCCCGATCGAGCGGAAACTCGGTCGCATAGCGCCAGACCCAATACCAGGCCCGCGAGGGCGTGTCGTGAGCCAAGAACAGCCGTGTCCGCTTGACCTGCTCGGCCGTGGCGTACCGCGCCAGCCATGTGGCGGCGAAAAACTCGAGCAAGCTCGTGTCGCGAAACTGGATTTTCTCGGGCGATTTGTTGCGTCCGAACCCACACGCCACGATTGTGTTCCAGCCGGCAAGCTCGAAGAGTTGATCGACAACGGTCGGATAGAGATAGCCGTGGGCCGGCCGGGCCTGTTGGAGCAGCAGCGTGACCTGCTCCAGAAAAGGTATCATTGTCCCTTCGCCCGCCACGCCGATACGATTCGGCGCGGCCTCGCCGGTGTACATCTCAAACGCGATCGCCGCCAACAGCGCTACGGCCTGGTCGTGCGTCACGCCGCCCGGGTCGTCTGATTTCCGCGTGCGTGCTTCGTTGAGCATCTTCTCGGTCGCCCGCCAAAACACATCGCTCGGCGTGCGAATGGTTGCAAACTCGTCGAGCGGCACCTCGCGGAGGTATTGCAGCACCCGCGGTGTGCCCAGGATCGGCCGGGCCTCGGCCGGCACCAGGTCGTAGCGATCCTTGCCCAGGCGAAGAATCTGCTGGGGCTCGGTGAACTCTTCAAGCAGGGCAAATTCCCAGGCACCCCCCGGCGTCGCCCGGTCGAACAGGGTGTCCCAATGCGTATCGACCGAATAGGGCCGCCCGGCGATCACCACGCGGCACGGCGCCCCGGGCACATTCAGAACCTCGCTGTCCAGCAGTGTCCGCAGCACCTCGACCGCGGCGCTGCTGGCCAGATCGAGCCCATCGAACAACAGCGTCAGCCGCCCGTGCAGCACCAGCCGCCGCAGGGCGTTGCCGATCTCGCCGCGCTGCTGCCGGGTGTTGCCGGCGTGCTGCTTGCCCAGCTTTTTTAACACCTGCACGGCCAACAGATCGGTGAACAGGTCCCAGTCGGGATCGCCGGCACCAGGCTTCAGATCATCGATTTCGACCCGCATCGCTATCCGGTCGGGGTGGTGGCGTAGGAGCCACGCCTCGATCCATGCGAGCGTCGTGCTCTTCCCCTCGCCCGACTCGCTGACCAAGACCGAGCGGAGCAGCGGCTGGTCTTGGTACTCACCGCGACACCAGTCGAGCCGATCGATGGGAACCCAGGCTTCGTCGTACCTGATTTCCTTTTCCCGAAGCAGAGCATCGGGGCGGGTGGCCCCGAAGTTCTCGGGCTTGATGTAATTCCGCACGGCCTGCCGCTGTTCGGCTGGCAGCACGAGGATCCGCATCCGCTGGTCGGCGATGTAGGGCACCGGCTCGAGCATGGGATTTCCTGCCAAATCACAGGTCGTGAGCTGGGCGCTGCGGTCAGCAAAGGGCCGGGGGCGCCGGGAGCGGATTAACAAGCTAAAGGCATGGCCGCGGTTGAGCAACGCCCGGGCTTTTCTACCGGCCAGCAAAATCTCTTTCTTGCTTGGCGGCTCGCGCTGCGACCGAATCGGCCATGCCTTTCTCACACAGCGGGTTCGAGGACCGCGGCGCCCGTGTTTGGGCACCCCCTCAGCCCGACAGAGAAAGGCAGGTGACCGATGAGCAAGCCGACCTTGCTGGAGCAACCAACGCAACCGACGGAAACCCCGCCGACCGCACCGGCGGCCGAGCAACCGAAAGTGGCGCATTCCGAGGCGCTGGCCGAGTTGGCCCGCGGCTGGATTGAACCGCCACGACCGGCTCGCACCGAGTCGGCCACGCAACCGGGCCAGTCGCCGCGCGGCTGGTTCGACCGCGACTGAGCGGGGGCAACTCGGGGCTTGGGTCGCGCGGGCGGCAGCATCCGCCGGCCCAGGTCCCGGGAAGGCGAGCGCCGCCACATCTCGGCGAAGTCTCTCACGACGCACTCGATCGCGACATGCCTTTAGGAAGTCGACCCCGGAACGAAATCAGGAGCAAATCCCATGGCTAGCGACGATGCCCACGACCCGTACCCGATGACCTTGCCGATGCCCAATCGCGTCCGCCGCGCCGGCGGGCGGCGGTTGGAGCACACGTTTCGCTGGGGTGAGCTGCGGCTCACGCTACGACTGGAGCGGCACCGCATCGAGTTGGTGATCGACCGGCCTGAGCGAATCGCGTAGCCCATCGGTCGCAGAATTTCGCTCGACGTTTCTCGTTTAGACCCACAACTCCCCGTGACCCGCGTTTCGCATTAGGAGACCTCCCCGTGATCCGCAAGCCGAATCTGACCAAGACCATCCACTTGTCAGGCATCAGCCAGTTCACCATCGAGAACCGCGAATGGACCGATCGACTCGTCCTGGATGGTCGGATGGACATTGCGCGTATCCAGGACGATCAGGCCGGCGGACTCGGTGTCTTCGCCTGTGCAGGGGTGCGGCAACTCGTGCCCGAGGCCTGCTTAAGTCTGTTCGCCCTCGTTGGCGAGTCTGAGTTGGGCCAAGCGCACGAAGCCGTCGATCATCTGCGGCTGACCGAACCGTGCCTCTGCCAGGTCCGCGGCAAGCGGACCAATCGCTCGCGCGTCATGATGGACGCGCGTGGCTCGCGGCAGATCGCTCGGCTGCGGGCCGAGATCGACCTTTCCGCCGATCTGGATCCTGTCTCGAGCCGGCGGCTCAAGAGCCAGATTGCCCGCAGCGGTGCGGTGCTGTTGGGGCGGATGAGCCCCGAACTGACGGCCGAGTTGCTGCAGTGGGGCCACACGACGAGCACCTACCTGGGCTTGTGCCCGGGGCGCGATCAGTATGAAGCGCTCGCTGACTTGCGGCCGCACGCGCTGTTTATGAATCTCGACGAGGCGCGGGAGGTCACGGGAACCGCCGGCGCCGAACCTGGCCCAGTGTTCGAGGGATTCGTCAAACGCACAGCCGCCAGTCACCTGACCGTGATGACCACGGGCCCGGGCCCGGTGTTTGTGCATCACCGCCCGACGGGAATCCGACTGAGCGTTTGGCCAGCGCCCGCCAGCGCCTCTCCTGTCTCCTTCCCGATGTCGGTCGGTTGCGGGGACGTCCTGGCAGGCATGAGCACCTACTTGTTGGGTGCCGCAGGCCCGTTGGCGGCGGCCTCGGTAGTAAGCGAGATCGTCGCCGCCGCGCAGGCCGCCGCTTCGGCCCACTACTATCACGACCGCCCCTCGCGCGAACGGGCCCGCCTGGCCTACCTGGTCGCGCGCGGAGCAATCGAACGCGGAGCTGCAGTGCCCGCGGCGACTGCTGTCGCCTGAGTCGGCTAACACACCCTGCCGGCTCGGCACGTTCAGGACAGCGCGCCGAGCCGGTTTCGTTGGTGGAGGTTGCTGCGAGCAAACGCGAGCAGGGCGCGAATCGTGAAAACGTTTTCACTTTCTGCCGCCCTGCATCGCGGATGGCCAAATACGAGAAGAATTCTTACTGCGCCGATTGGCCTAAGGTGCCTTGGACCCGGATGACGTCCTGGCCGTTCACCATGATCGCAGCGAGGCGTCGCAAATCAATGCGGACTCCGGCAGGGACTTGCAAACATGAGCAAGACCTTGCAATCGATGCACCAACATCGTCCGCTCGCGATGCGCCGATCCGCATGCCCTCAGGAAAACGCCCAGCAGCGCCTCTCACGCGGGCGCTGACCGCAGGACCTCCATGGACCTGGCAAGGTCAATCGACGCGTCACAGCGGGTTCTGAAGCCCTCGAATCAATTCCCCTGTCGCCAAGCATGGACGGCTGAGCTGAGTCACCGCTGCACCGAGATCGTGGTCAACGCGTTTGCAGAGACTTGCCAACGATTGAACAGCTAAGCGCGTGGTTAGGACAACTTGCGAAGCCATGGCGACATTCGTTCCATCACCGTTGCCAGAGGTTTGCTGTGCCGTATTCCCCCTTAGCACTCGTCGTCTGGCACGCGAATGCGACGCCCACATCCAAGGCAGTTCGCCCGCACCGTGCCATCGGCGGACGTCTCGGTCGTTGGTGCGTCATCCAGCCTGCTGCCGCAATGTGGACACACCGCGCGTCGTCCCGGATCGAGAAACTCGTCCCAGATCCAGTAATCGAAAAGATCCACGGCATCCTCAACGGGTTCGGACGAGCGAAACTGTAGCGGTGCTTCCGGCAGCGGGTTGCCGGAATGCATTGCCGCCGAGCTGCTGGCCAGCAGCGGCTTGGAGTTGTGCCTCGAGCACCTGACGCAGTCGTTCACTGATATGCCGCATGCCCACGTCGGTCGGATGCGAGCCATCGGCACAGGCCTCGTGATCGTCGCGCAGCAGCTCATCACCCGAGACCAGCACCAACGGCCCGATGCCCTCGGCCTGCAGCCGCTCGACCACTTGCCGCAGTGCGGCGCGGCTGGCTTGGTTGTGCTCGGCCAGATCGGCACGAAACGCAGCGGCCGGGTACGTGCGGTCTTCGACTAGCACTAGCGGCACGCCAGGGCGCGCTGCGTGCAATTGCCGCACGACCCCTTCGGTGCGCTGGCGGACCAGCTCACCATTCATGTTGGGTAGACAATCGACGACGTACACAGCCGCTTCAATCTCGGCGAGCAGCGAAACCACGGCGGGCTCCATCTTGCAGCTGCCCGAGAAGCCCAGGTTGATCACAGGGCGATCGAGCAGTCGCCCCAAGATTGCCGGGTAGGCCATCCCGGGGCGACTGGCCGAACGACCTTGCGTGATGCTCGTACCATAGAATACCAGCGGCAAGGCGGCGCGTGGCGATGCCGGTTCAAGCCTCGACTCAGCTGGCACTCCGATTTGCAACATCTCGACCCCGTTGTACAGCGGCAGGTAGAGCCAGTACTCGCGCAGTGATCCATCCAAGGCGTCGATCAGCACGC
Encoded here:
- a CDS encoding ThiF family adenylyltransferase; translation: MHEPQQQPRSTTWLTRRRGRVVLVGAGNIGSHVAMELVNRTGIESLTIIDRDTIELRNCRNQAYAPHDAGKPKAEVLARRVTWIESQVAVNPIVADLADVPLGVLADANVILAGLDSLAARQLLHADLAYRLGTPSIDGAVDGTGGTTGRVQVFVPGQACLECAFGDDHYRQLSHEMPCTPDGTDHGLPNQATAELGAAVARRMVDQAIALLQAVPRQSYAIDFDLHSGRQFTSQLCRAAGCRFDHHSVAERVNLTLPFASATVAELIESAQSWAGSDAVEVEHRRGLFGSPRRRSSATSRVAMLQPYAGQTLADVGLDRRDWILLRTPGRHAFLQLDTNTVTPGPHHANLHTRSHA
- a CDS encoding SGNH/GDSL hydrolase family protein, which produces MWRRPLIWGSFAVNLALLGVLLWGSGRWRSRSAETPLNDPITRTYQWVHAHKLTLEGRAFRDTLGPYDRLPQRAETLVPRSVWQLAHQSAGICVRFQTDAREIAVRWQLRSERLALADMPAAAVSGLDLYARDAKGKLRWLAVAHPTGIDNACVLIDALDGSLREYWLYLPLYNGVEMLQIGVPAESRLEPASPRAALPLVFYGTSITQGRSASRPGMAYPAILGRLLDRPVINLGFSGSCKMEPAVVSLLAEIEAAVYVVDCLPNMNGELVRQRTEGVVRQLHAARPGVPLVLVEDRTYPAAAFRADLAEHNQASRAALRQVVERLQAEGIGPLVLVSGDELLRDDHEACADGSHPTDVGMRHISERLRQVLEAQLQAAAGQQLGGNAFRQPAAGSTATVSLVRTR
- a CDS encoding SUMF1/EgtB/PvdO family nonheme iron enzyme, with the protein product MLEPVPYIADQRMRILVLPAEQRQAVRNYIKPENFGATRPDALLREKEIRYDEAWVPIDRLDWCRGEYQDQPLLRSVLVSESGEGKSTTLAWIEAWLLRHHPDRIAMRVEIDDLKPGAGDPDWDLFTDLLAVQVLKKLGKQHAGNTRQQRGEIGNALRRLVLHGRLTLLFDGLDLASSAAVEVLRTLLDSEVLNVPGAPCRVVIAGRPYSVDTHWDTLFDRATPGGAWEFALLEEFTEPQQILRLGKDRYDLVPAEARPILGTPRVLQYLREVPLDEFATIRTPSDVFWRATEKMLNEARTRKSDDPGGVTHDQAVALLAAIAFEMYTGEAAPNRIGVAGEGTMIPFLEQVTLLLQQARPAHGYLYPTVVDQLFELAGWNTIVACGFGRNKSPEKIQFRDTSLLEFFAATWLARYATAEQVKRTRLFLAHDTPSRAWYWVWRYATEFPLDRAVAAPWSKSMAMLYQPGDGTAEGTRRSTEMIYRVHANWESRATGKLQALLQKDCLDDYRKEFQAIVAGARGPKAQRVADEFQGGFKSIIPNKKNISPTFKMGSPAEEPERSIDEHQHPVTLTRRFSLSQYAVTNELYALFDPGHVSRYSKYKKYSDQPRCPAIYVSWYDAVSFCLWLGPDYRLPTEAEWEYACRAGTTTPFHFGQELQNSRANYRSDDFKGHTTPVGSYEPNALELWDMHGNVCEWCSDWYGENYYSESPAHDPTGPSSGRSRVLRGGSWFDDAGSCRSAIRDGFMPDDRIGIMGFRVARTS